The Desulfitobacterium chlororespirans DSM 11544 genome includes a region encoding these proteins:
- a CDS encoding helix-turn-helix transcriptional regulator yields the protein MEFTERQARIVEIVKNSSPITGEQIAAKLDLTRATLRPDLTILTMAGVLEARPRVGYFYKEKKKTSPYMDRLRQLRVGDFKSLPISIRESISIYDAIVTMFTQNVGSLTVVGEGQTLRGMVSRKDLLKSTLGKTDLQQVPVSIIMTRMPNIIMTTADEPVLEAARKLTLHQIDTLPVVEAFIDEKGEERYEVIGRFTKTNVTKLFVQIGSLGAQS from the coding sequence TTGGAGTTTACGGAACGTCAAGCAAGAATTGTAGAAATCGTAAAGAATTCAAGCCCAATTACTGGGGAACAAATCGCTGCAAAGCTTGATTTGACACGAGCGACCCTGCGTCCTGACCTGACGATTTTAACCATGGCAGGGGTCCTCGAAGCCCGACCGAGGGTAGGATACTTTTATAAGGAGAAGAAGAAAACATCACCTTATATGGATCGACTTCGCCAGCTCAGGGTGGGTGATTTTAAATCCCTTCCCATATCTATCCGGGAAAGCATCAGTATTTATGATGCCATAGTCACTATGTTTACCCAAAATGTGGGAAGTCTGACAGTGGTTGGGGAAGGCCAAACCTTAAGGGGAATGGTGTCCCGGAAAGATTTGCTTAAATCTACCCTGGGTAAAACCGATCTTCAGCAGGTTCCCGTGAGTATCATTATGACCCGGATGCCTAATATTATTATGACGACAGCGGACGAACCGGTTCTCGAAGCAGCAAGGAAATTAACCCTGCATCAAATTGACACCTTGCCTGTTGTAGAAGCCTTTATTGATGAAAAAGGTGAGGAGCGCTATGAAGTCATAGGACGTTTCACCAAGACGAACGTTACAAAACTCTTTGTTCAGATCGGGTCATTAGGTGCCCAATCATGA
- a CDS encoding pyruvate, water dikinase regulatory protein gives MTKEMPVIYIISDALGETAEYVSRAAAAQFSGIRTKIRKVPYVQDEIHIDEILEEAAKEQAIIAYTLVVKKLRNYLEEKAQDYGLRTVDILGPLIKMLADQTGLLPSYTPNVTHILDEQYFRKVDAIEFAVKYDDGKDPRGVLLADVVLIGVSRTSKTPLSMYLAHKGIKAANIPLVPEVSPPQELFRVPSQKVIGLTLKPDLLNQIRTERLRTLGLGSSADYANYERIVEELEYARGIMRKVGCPIIDATGKAIEETASRILEILYKGERNV, from the coding sequence GTGACAAAGGAAATGCCTGTCATATACATAATTTCAGATGCTTTGGGTGAGACGGCTGAATATGTCAGCCGGGCAGCGGCAGCTCAATTTTCGGGGATTCGGACCAAAATCCGCAAGGTACCCTATGTGCAGGATGAAATCCACATTGACGAAATTCTCGAAGAAGCAGCCAAGGAGCAAGCGATTATTGCCTACACCCTTGTGGTAAAAAAACTGCGGAATTATTTAGAAGAAAAAGCCCAAGACTATGGATTGCGAACCGTGGATATTCTCGGCCCTCTGATTAAGATGCTTGCCGATCAGACCGGCCTTTTGCCGAGTTATACTCCTAATGTAACTCATATATTGGATGAACAGTATTTTCGTAAAGTGGATGCCATTGAATTTGCGGTAAAATATGATGATGGCAAGGATCCCCGGGGAGTGCTTTTGGCGGATGTGGTGCTGATCGGAGTTTCCCGGACATCAAAAACCCCTTTAAGCATGTACCTGGCCCATAAAGGCATCAAGGCGGCCAATATTCCTCTGGTCCCTGAAGTCTCTCCGCCTCAGGAACTTTTCAGAGTTCCCTCACAGAAAGTCATTGGCTTGACGTTAAAGCCGGATCTATTGAATCAAATTCGCACGGAACGGTTAAGGACTTTAGGATTAGGATCCAGTGCGGATTATGCAAATTATGAGCGCATTGTGGAAGAACTGGAATATGCCCGGGGGATTATGCGTAAAGTAGGTTGCCCGATCATTGATGCCACGGGAAAGGCTATTGAAGAAACGGCATCAAGAATACTGGAGATATTGTATAAGGGGGAGCGAAATGTCTAA
- the ppdK gene encoding pyruvate, phosphate dikinase — translation MSKKFVYLFREGQASMRDLLGGKGANLAEMTNIGLPVPPGFTITTEACNDYYALGRNLPEGLWEQIGPALGDIEKATGKKFGDKDNPLLVSVRSGAKFSMPGMMDTILNLGLNDETVEGLAASTQNARFAYDSYRRFIQMFGDVVLEVEHHEFERILEEAKEKQNVNYDSELTAESLKGVVEGYKRLIQRRTGSPFPLDPMKQLEQAILAVFRSWNNDRAIIYRRINSIPDNIGTAVNVQSMVFGNMGNDSGTGVAFTRNPSTGERALYGEYLMNAQGEDVVAGIRTPQPIKSLEDENKAIYAQFVETSNSLEAHYRDMQDIEFTIERGRLYILQTRNGKRTAPAAIRVAVELCREGVISKEEAIARIEPGQLDQLLHRRMDSEAKLEVIAKGLPASPGAASGKIIFDADEAERLGHTGEKVLLVRTETTPDDIHGILAAQGILTSRGGMTSHAAVVARHMGKPAVCGCEALRIDYAHNTVTIDGVTYPEGTLFSIDGTTGRVIKGAVPMIDPELSEEFKELLGWADEIRTLKVLANADNPRDAQKARDFGAQGIGLCRTEHMFMDPARIPIVQEMILAQTLPEREVALAKLLPMQEEDFYGILKVMAGFPVTIRLLDPPLHEFLPNVEELVVDITKLKLQGGHEEELNEKEALLRKVRALSEMNPMLGHRGCRLGITFPEIYAMQARAIFQAAARLVKEGYEIYPEVMIPLVIHVKELAKLRKVTEEAAQTVMAEQSVTFSYTIGTMIEVPRAALTADEVATAADFFSFGTNDLTQTTLGFSRDDAEGKFLPAYLEQNILEHNPFAVLDRIGVGKLMKMGVQLGREANPGLKVGICGEHGGDPSSIEFCHQIGLNYVSCSPFRVPIACLAAAQAAINAK, via the coding sequence ATGTCTAAGAAGTTTGTTTATTTATTTCGTGAAGGTCAGGCTTCCATGCGGGATTTATTAGGCGGTAAGGGTGCCAATTTGGCAGAGATGACCAATATCGGGCTGCCCGTACCTCCAGGGTTCACTATTACCACAGAAGCATGCAATGACTATTATGCCCTGGGTCGCAACCTGCCGGAAGGGCTATGGGAGCAGATTGGTCCGGCTTTAGGAGATATAGAAAAGGCTACAGGGAAAAAATTCGGGGACAAAGACAATCCCTTGTTGGTCTCCGTCCGTTCCGGAGCGAAATTCTCCATGCCCGGTATGATGGATACCATCCTTAATCTCGGACTTAATGATGAGACAGTAGAGGGTCTTGCTGCCTCTACTCAGAATGCCCGTTTTGCCTATGACAGCTACCGGCGTTTTATTCAAATGTTCGGTGATGTGGTGCTGGAAGTAGAGCATCATGAATTTGAGAGAATTCTGGAAGAAGCCAAGGAAAAACAAAATGTCAATTACGACTCGGAGCTTACGGCAGAGAGCCTCAAAGGAGTCGTGGAGGGGTATAAGAGGCTCATTCAGCGCCGTACAGGCAGCCCTTTCCCGTTAGATCCTATGAAGCAACTGGAACAGGCTATTTTAGCCGTTTTCCGTTCCTGGAACAATGATCGGGCCATTATCTATCGGAGGATCAATAGCATTCCCGATAATATCGGCACGGCAGTCAATGTGCAATCCATGGTCTTTGGCAACATGGGCAACGACTCCGGTACGGGAGTAGCCTTCACCCGCAATCCCTCCACAGGTGAGAGAGCTCTTTATGGCGAGTATCTTATGAATGCTCAGGGTGAGGATGTGGTGGCAGGTATCCGTACTCCTCAGCCTATCAAAAGCCTCGAAGATGAGAACAAAGCGATTTATGCTCAATTCGTAGAGACCTCCAATAGCCTGGAAGCCCATTATCGGGATATGCAGGATATTGAATTTACCATTGAGCGGGGCCGGCTCTATATTCTCCAGACCCGGAATGGGAAACGTACTGCTCCGGCAGCCATCCGCGTCGCCGTGGAGCTGTGCCGGGAAGGAGTTATCTCTAAGGAAGAAGCTATTGCCCGGATTGAGCCTGGTCAGTTAGACCAGTTGCTCCACCGCCGTATGGACAGTGAAGCTAAACTAGAGGTTATTGCCAAAGGACTTCCCGCTTCACCGGGGGCAGCTTCCGGCAAGATTATTTTCGATGCCGATGAGGCTGAGCGCCTGGGTCACACCGGCGAGAAGGTCCTCTTAGTGCGAACTGAGACCACACCGGACGATATCCATGGGATCTTGGCAGCTCAGGGGATTCTGACCAGCCGGGGGGGCATGACCAGCCATGCCGCTGTGGTTGCCCGCCATATGGGTAAACCTGCGGTATGCGGCTGTGAGGCCCTGCGGATTGATTATGCCCATAATACGGTAACCATTGATGGGGTCACTTATCCGGAAGGAACCTTGTTCTCCATCGACGGGACGACCGGCCGTGTCATTAAGGGAGCGGTTCCCATGATTGATCCGGAGCTCAGCGAAGAGTTCAAGGAGTTACTGGGCTGGGCTGATGAGATTCGCACACTTAAGGTCCTGGCTAACGCCGATAACCCCCGTGATGCTCAAAAGGCCCGGGATTTTGGAGCCCAGGGCATCGGGCTTTGCCGGACTGAGCATATGTTTATGGATCCGGCCCGTATACCCATCGTTCAGGAAATGATTCTCGCCCAGACTCTGCCGGAAAGAGAAGTAGCCTTAGCCAAACTTCTGCCTATGCAGGAAGAGGATTTCTACGGGATTCTTAAAGTTATGGCCGGGTTCCCGGTAACCATCCGTCTTCTCGATCCTCCCCTCCATGAATTCCTCCCCAATGTCGAGGAACTGGTGGTGGATATCACCAAGCTGAAACTGCAGGGAGGTCATGAAGAAGAACTGAATGAGAAAGAGGCTCTCCTGAGAAAAGTCCGTGCCCTATCCGAAATGAACCCCATGCTGGGGCATCGGGGCTGCCGTCTGGGGATCACCTTCCCTGAGATCTATGCTATGCAAGCCCGGGCGATTTTCCAGGCAGCGGCCCGCCTTGTTAAGGAAGGCTATGAGATCTATCCGGAGGTGATGATCCCGCTGGTTATCCATGTCAAGGAACTGGCAAAACTCCGCAAAGTCACCGAGGAGGCGGCCCAAACTGTTATGGCAGAACAGAGTGTAACTTTCTCTTATACCATAGGCACCATGATCGAAGTCCCCCGGGCTGCCCTGACCGCTGATGAAGTGGCCACAGCCGCCGATTTCTTCTCCTTCGGCACCAATGACCTAACCCAGACGACCTTAGGCTTCTCCAGGGATGACGCCGAAGGGAAGTTCCTTCCGGCTTATCTGGAGCAAAATATCCTTGAACACAATCCTTTTGCCGTTCTCGACCGCATTGGCGTGGGCAAGCTGATGAAAATGGGAGTACAACTTGGCCGGGAAGCCAATCCAGGCCTCAAAGTGGGCATTTGCGGTGAACATGGGGGAGATCCTTCATCCATCGAATTCTGCCACCAAATCGGCCTGAACTATGTGTCTTGTTCTCCGTTCCGGGTGCCTATCGCTTGCTTGGCTGCAGCCCAGGCGGCAATCAATGCAAAATAG
- a CDS encoding DUF4160 domain-containing protein yields MPSLFRIGSYLVFFWSNENFEPIHVHIGKGKPSSNATKVWLTASGGCIVANNSSRIPQNELNEILEIIAAQHFMICDEWKNHFKVNEIKFYC; encoded by the coding sequence TTGCCTAGCCTGTTTCGTATTGGTTCTTATTTAGTATTTTTCTGGTCAAATGAAAATTTTGAACCAATTCATGTGCACATAGGTAAAGGAAAACCCAGCTCTAACGCAACTAAGGTATGGTTGACGGCTTCAGGGGGTTGTATTGTCGCTAATAATTCCAGTAGAATACCTCAAAACGAATTAAACGAGATCTTGGAAATTATAGCTGCCCAACATTTTATGATATGTGATGAGTGGAAGAATCATTTTAAGGTAAATGAGATTAAATTTTATTGTTAA